GAGGACGAGGTGTGGGTCGAGCCGTTCCCCGGGGTGCCGGCCTGGACGCCGGACGGCCGGCTGGTGCGGATCGCGGACGAGGGCGGCGCACGCAAGCTGTTCGTCGGCGACCGCCCGCTGACCGGGGCGCCGCTGCACGTCCGGGCCGTCCTGGACATCGGCGAGGACGACGTCCTGTTCTCCGCGAGCGGCAGGGATCTGCACGACATCGGCGTCTACCGCGCCTGGTTCCGCGGCAGCGGTGACCAGGGTGGCTGGGAGCGGGTGGGCGAACGCCCGTACCCGACGGTGTCGTCCGCGGTGCGCGGCGGTGCGCTGACCGTGCTGTCGCAGGCGTCGCTGGAGCGGCCCGGCACCCAGGTGGAGGTGGTGCGGCTGGATCCCGACGGCGGGGAGAAGACGCTCGCCACGATCGGTTCGTACGCCGAGGAGCCGTCCCTGACCGCCCGCCCCCAGCTGGTGCTGGCCGGTGAACGGGAGATTCCGTGCGCGGTGCTGCTGCCCGGCGGCTATCAGGAGGGCGACGGTCCGCTGCCGGTGCTGCTGGACCCGTACGGCGGTCCGCACGGCCAGCGGGTGGTCGCCGCGCACCATGCCCATCTGACCTCCCAGTGGTTCGCCGACCAGGGGTTCGCGGTGATCGTCGCGGACGGCCGGGGGACCCCGGGCCGCTCCCCCGCATGGGAGAAGGCGATCTCCCGGCGCGTCGCGGAGTACGCGCTGGACGACCAGGTCCATGCCCTCCAGGCACTGGCCGGTTCCTTTCCCCTGGACCTGGAGCGGGTGGCCATCCGCGGCTGGTCCTTCGGCGGTTATCTCGCCGGGCTCGCCGCGCTGCGCCGCCCCGATGTCTTCCACGCGGCGGTGGTGGGCGCGCCGGTGACCGACCTGCGGCTGTACGACACCCACTATCAGGAGCGCTACCTCGGTCACCCGGGCGAGGAACCGGCGGTCTATGCGGAGAACTCGCTGATCACGGACGAGGGGCTGTCCGGAGCGGTGGAGCCGCACCGCCCGATGCTGATCGTGCACGGGCTCGCGGACGACAATGTGGTCGTGGCCCATTCGCTGCGGCTGTCCTCGGCGCTGCTGGCGGCGGGCCGCCCGCACGAGGTGCTGCCGCTGTCCGGAGTGACCCACATGGCATCACAGGACCAGGTGGCCGAAAACCTGCTGCTCCTCCAGGTCGACTTCCTCAAGCGCTCACTGGGAATGCCGTCCTGACCACGGGAATACCCTCCACCCCTGCCCCGTTGTGGCTCCGCAGGGGCACCCGCACCCCCTACGGGATCTGTTCGCCCGCCCCCTGAGAACCCCCGCCGAACCCCCGCCCCCCTCCCGTCTCACCAGCCGGGCGGGAGCGTGGACGGCGGGGGCGGGGCGTGCGGCGGCCGCGCCTCGCCCGGGGCGGCGCCGTACGCCAGCACCTCGTCCGCGTCCGGTGCGGCCGCCGGGACACCGGGCCGGGCCGCCGCGATCACCGCGGCCAGCCCGGCGGCCGCCACGAAGGCCGCGGTGCCCACCTCCAGCTGGGCCCGGACGGGCAGCGCGGCGAAGCGGCCCAACTCCCCGGTGCGCAGGGCGAAGGCGAGTGCCACGGCACCGTGCACGGACAGCAGGGCAGCGGCGGTCAGCGCCGCCGGCCTGGCCCAGGCCGCCCGGCGCAGCGCGGCGGCCGCGGCCGCCAGGGCCGACAGCGCGAGCGCCAGCGCCTGCCAGTGCACCGGGGGCTGCAACAGCGCGCGGAAGACGGAGGCGTCGCCGAACAGCCCCTTGCCGTAGATGTCCCCGCCGAGCTGCGCCCACCAGCGGATCTCCCAGCAGATGACGGCGAGTCCGGCGGCGCCCAGGAGGACGGCGACGGTGACGGCCGGCCCCTTGAACGGCCTGCCGGGCGCCCCGGGTGCCACGTGGTGCGGCACCGCACGGACCACTCCGTACGCCGAGGACGCCGGCTCCGGCAGCCCGCGCGCACCGTGCCCCGCGGGCCCGTCCGGTCGCCGCCCCGCCGCGCTCACCACGATCAGCGCGACCGCCAGGGCGAGTTGCGTCAGGGCGGTCAGCCGTGCCCGCGCCGTGAGACCGCTGTCCAGCCCCTGGAGCCAGCCCGCCCCCAGCATCCACACCAGCGGGGTCCGCAGCAGTGCGGTGGCGGTCGCCAGGGAGAGCAGGGCGCCCGTGGCGACGGACGAGGGGACGGCGGTGCGCAGGGCGGCGACCGCTGCGACGAGCGCGCCGAGCACCAGCAGCGGGTCGAGCGCCGAGGTGGCCCAGGCGGTGAACTCCCGTGGCCTGGGCGTCTCTCCGAGCCAGGCCCACCACACATCCGCGCCGTGCTGGGCGATGGTCAGGTCCCGGATGATCCAGCCCGCACTGAGCAGGGCGAGCAGCAGGCAGATCAGCGCGCCGAGGCCGCGCGCGCCGCGGGTGAGAACGCTGTCCCGCACTGTGGACACGGCTCGCCCCCCGTCCGTGTCGAAGTACGTGAGTCGTTCACGGCGCCCCGCACAGGAGGTGCCCACCGCAGGTCTACTGCAGTCCCGGCCCGGGGACAACAGACCCGGACGGGGCGACGGACGAAACACGGACAAAGCAGCAACCGGCCGGGACGCCGTCTGGCGTCCCGGCCGGTCTACGGCACCCGCACGGCCGTACGTTGTTCATCATGGCGCGTCCGTATATCGGTGTTGCGACAGTGAAGTTGCCTTCATGTTAAAGAAGTTGGTGACGATATGTCTCCCATGCCGCATATCGCGACCCCCTGTCAAGCACGCCTGGGCGTCGATCTGCGCAATCTTCGCTCAAGAAGTAGACGACCTGTTCACGAGCACACCCGATCCCCTTGACTCCGCCATAAATCACTTGCGAAAGTCCGCTCATCCAGCGGTGCGACCAGGTGCCGCTTCACGTTCCAAGAGAACTCGGCGCGGGGGCACTTCGCGATGACTAGTCCATCCCAGACCGCGGCAACCAAGTCCGATACCCCAGGACTTGATTCCAAGGGTCTGAAGAAGACGAAGGACGGCAAGGACGGTGAGCTCGTTGGCCGTTCCCCCGGCCAACTGATGTGGCGGCGCTTCAAGCGCGACCGCACCGGCGTCATCTGCGCTGTCGTGGTGCTGGGTTTCTTCGTCGTGGCCGCGCTCGCCCCGGTGATCGCCAAGCTGTACGGCAAGAATCCCTACACGTTCTACGGCAACGAGGACCCGAGCCTCTTCGACGAGTTCGGTTACCCGATGGGGGCCAACGGCGGTATCTCCGGCGACTTCTGGTTCGGCATCGAACCCGCGCTCGGCCGCGATCTGTTCACGTCCCTGCTCTACGGCATGCGGACGTCCCTGGGCATCTCGGTGGCGGTGACCATCCTGGTCGTCATCACCGGCACCCTCCTGGGCGTCACCGCCGGCTATCTGGGCGGCCGGACCGACTACTGGCTCGGCCGGGTCATCGACTTCCTGCTCGCCTTCCCGAGCCAGCTGACCTTCGTGGCCTTCATGCCCGTGGTCGTGGCGTTCTTCATCCCGCCGGGCGACGAAACCCCCACCTATGTGCGCGTCGTGGCGCTGATCCTGGTGCAGTGGGCGCTGGGGTGGATGGGCCTGGCCCGGCTGCTGCGCGGCCAGGTGCTGTCCCTGCGCGAGCGGGAGTTCGTCGAGGCCGCGAAGATCACCGGGGCCTCCCCCTGGCGCATCATCCGCAAGGAACTGCTGCCCAACGTGGTCACACCGATCCTGGTGCAGGCCACCTACATGCTCCCGCTGTTCGTCACGGCGGAGGCCGGCCTGTCCTTCCTGGGCGTCGGCATCATGGAACCGACCCCGGACTGGGGGCGGCTGTTCCACACGGCCGGCATGGTCTACGAGAACGACCCGACCTTCCTTCTCTTCCCCGGCGCCGCGATGGTGATCTTCGTGCTGTGCTTCAACCTGCTCGGGGACTCGGTCCGGGACGCCTTCGATCCCAAGTCCGGGCGCTGATCGTCCATTTGAGGGGGCAGCTGTCACCCCCGGGCCGGGCTCGTACCGGTTGCGTCAGGCAGCACATCTGGACAACAACCGACAGGCAGGTGCTTGGAACCCATGAACGCACTATCTACGCGCAGAGCACGCGCCGTGATCGTGGCCCTGGCGGCCGGTTCACTCGCGCTCACCGGCTGCAGCAGCGGCGGCAGCAGCGGCAAGGACAAGTCCCAGACGGACAAGGACGCCGCCGCGCAGTCCAAGACCGTGGCACTCGGCACGGCCGCCGACTCCACCGGCCCGGCCGCCGACGTCAAGGGGTCCCGCAAGGGCGGCACCATGCGCGTCTTCCAGCGTGACAGCTTCAACCACCTGGACCCGGCGCAGATGTACGTCAGCGACCTGGGCGACGTGTCCAAGCTGATCTTCCGTGGCCTGACCACGTACAAGCAGGACGACGCGGGCGAGAAGACGGTGGTCGGTGACCTCGCCACCGACGCGGGCCAGATGTCCGACGGCGGCAAGACGTGGAAGTACACGCTCAAGGACGGCATCAAGTTCGAGGACGGCAAGCCGATCACCTCGAAGGACATCCGCCACACCTTCGAGCGGATGTACGCCAAGTTCATCACCGACGGCCCCACGTACATGCAGACGTGGCTGTCGGGCGCCGGCACCTCGTACCGCAAGGCGCTGCCGGACGGTCCGTACAAGGGTGACCACCTGCCCAAGACCGTCCTGGACACCCCGGACGACAAGACCGTCATCTTCCACTTCGAGAAGCCGCAGTCGCAGGTGCCCTACGCGCTCGCCATGGCGGGCTACAGCGTCGTCCCCGAGGGCGCGAAGGACACCAAGGAGAACTACGACGTCAAGCCGGTCTGCGCCGGCCCGTACAAGTTCGCCTCCTTCAAGGAGGGCAAGGGCGCCAAGCTGGTGCGCAACACGAACTGGGACCCGAAGACGGACCCGGCGCGGCACCAGTACGTCGACGCCTTCGACATCACCTTCAACCACCAGTTCTCGGACTCCACCAAGCGCCTGATGGCCGACCAGGGCGAGGCCAAGAACGCGATCAGCTTCACCAACTCGGTGGAGCCGACGCAGACCAAGCAGGTGCTGGACAACCCCAGCG
This genomic stretch from Streptomyces nigrescens harbors:
- a CDS encoding S9 family peptidase, which translates into the protein MTGQPSFPRQYARTQRFTLGAPRSYALSPDGARVAFLRSGSGTDRSQQLWVLDLEEGREFPAADPQALLAGADEELPPQERARRERIRESSAGIVGYATDSAVELAAFTLSGRLFVSELRAGTTRELPVQGPVVDPRPSPDGRQVAFVADGRLRVVAVDGATTTDGGDGDAAAAGPADRVLAEPDGPEVTWGLAEFVAAEEMGRYRGFWWSPESDAVLAARVDEAPVQRWWISDPAHPDQEPARVAYPAAGTRNAEVTLALFGLDGSRTDIAWDTERYPYLARVHWSAAGPPLLLVQARDQRDQRYLTVDTATGATRTVHEDEDEVWVEPFPGVPAWTPDGRLVRIADEGGARKLFVGDRPLTGAPLHVRAVLDIGEDDVLFSASGRDLHDIGVYRAWFRGSGDQGGWERVGERPYPTVSSAVRGGALTVLSQASLERPGTQVEVVRLDPDGGEKTLATIGSYAEEPSLTARPQLVLAGEREIPCAVLLPGGYQEGDGPLPVLLDPYGGPHGQRVVAAHHAHLTSQWFADQGFAVIVADGRGTPGRSPAWEKAISRRVAEYALDDQVHALQALAGSFPLDLERVAIRGWSFGGYLAGLAALRRPDVFHAAVVGAPVTDLRLYDTHYQERYLGHPGEEPAVYAENSLITDEGLSGAVEPHRPMLIVHGLADDNVVVAHSLRLSSALLAAGRPHEVLPLSGVTHMASQDQVAENLLLLQVDFLKRSLGMPS
- a CDS encoding ABC transporter permease — translated: MTSPSQTAATKSDTPGLDSKGLKKTKDGKDGELVGRSPGQLMWRRFKRDRTGVICAVVVLGFFVVAALAPVIAKLYGKNPYTFYGNEDPSLFDEFGYPMGANGGISGDFWFGIEPALGRDLFTSLLYGMRTSLGISVAVTILVVITGTLLGVTAGYLGGRTDYWLGRVIDFLLAFPSQLTFVAFMPVVVAFFIPPGDETPTYVRVVALILVQWALGWMGLARLLRGQVLSLREREFVEAAKITGASPWRIIRKELLPNVVTPILVQATYMLPLFVTAEAGLSFLGVGIMEPTPDWGRLFHTAGMVYENDPTFLLFPGAAMVIFVLCFNLLGDSVRDAFDPKSGR
- a CDS encoding ABC transporter substrate-binding protein; translated protein: MNALSTRRARAVIVALAAGSLALTGCSSGGSSGKDKSQTDKDAAAQSKTVALGTAADSTGPAADVKGSRKGGTMRVFQRDSFNHLDPAQMYVSDLGDVSKLIFRGLTTYKQDDAGEKTVVGDLATDAGQMSDGGKTWKYTLKDGIKFEDGKPITSKDIRHTFERMYAKFITDGPTYMQTWLSGAGTSYRKALPDGPYKGDHLPKTVLDTPDDKTVIFHFEKPQSQVPYALAMAGYSVVPEGAKDTKENYDVKPVCAGPYKFASFKEGKGAKLVRNTNWDPKTDPARHQYVDAFDITFNHQFSDSTKRLMADQGEAKNAISFTNSVEPTQTKQVLDNPSASKRLVQGYQPYVWQMNMNMDRIKDKKIRDAITYAMPNAQIVRINGGSYGGEVAGGLLAPTVAGYKKGYDPYGKLSHPNGEPEKAKKLLKEAGKTGMKLVYAYSNTEIRQKEAAVIEGALNKAGFDVQKKEVDSSSWYQQMGKVDNGFDIYMTGWGQDWADASTVIPPSYDPRQIQDGAANYSHIRDKKVSSEIDRIEKITDVKKQTGEWQKLHQYIVEKVNPAAPVFYTKILQLHGSNVGGARYNSDTNYLDVNTLFLKK